One segment of Clostridia bacterium DNA contains the following:
- a CDS encoding sulfide/dihydroorotate dehydrogenase-like FAD/NAD-binding protein, translated as MNKILSKRKLAENIIEYIFDAPKVVRHAKAGRFVILRVDEKGERVPFSICDTNAQKGTLTLLIQTLGASTMKLAKLEAGDSVSDITGPLGTPSHLDAYSNPVLVGGGIGCADVYPQAKMFKALGRPCDVIIGARNKDLILYENEFKAVSKNLYLTTDDGSYIRKGFVTDVLKERIEQGGNYDVVFAVGPVPMMKAICNLTKNYNIKTIVSMNTLMVDGTGMCGCCRVTVGGVTKYACVDGPEFDGHLIDWDEAINRSKIYKNYEAEHICRLTGEKR; from the coding sequence ATGAACAAAATTTTATCAAAGCGTAAACTTGCAGAAAATATTATTGAATATATATTTGATGCTCCCAAAGTCGTTCGTCATGCCAAAGCAGGACGGTTTGTCATATTGCGAGTTGACGAAAAAGGAGAGAGAGTCCCTTTTTCTATTTGCGATACCAATGCCCAAAAAGGAACACTTACTTTGCTTATACAGACATTGGGCGCTTCTACTATGAAGTTAGCAAAACTTGAAGCAGGCGACAGCGTCAGCGATATTACAGGACCTTTGGGAACACCTTCTCATCTTGACGCATATTCCAATCCTGTATTAGTAGGCGGAGGAATAGGTTGTGCTGATGTCTATCCTCAGGCCAAAATGTTTAAGGCTTTGGGCAGACCTTGCGATGTAATAATAGGCGCAAGAAATAAAGATTTGATTTTGTATGAAAACGAATTCAAAGCAGTCAGCAAAAACCTTTATCTAACAACTGATGACGGAAGTTATATAAGAAAAGGCTTTGTAACTGATGTTTTGAAAGAACGCATTGAACAAGGCGGCAATTATGATGTTGTGTTTGCGGTAGGACCTGTTCCTATGATGAAAGCAATTTGCAATTTGACCAAAAATTATAATATAAAAACAATAGTCAGCATGAACACATTGATGGTTGACGGTACAGGAATGTGCGGATGCTGCCGTGTTACTGTAGGCGGTGTTACAAAGTATGCTTGCGTTGACGGTCCCGAATTTGATGGACATCTGATTGATTGGGATGAAGCGATTAACCGTTCTAAAATATATAAGAATTATGAAGCTGAGCATATATGCCGTCTGACTGGTGAGAAGAGGTAA
- the nth gene encoding endonuclease III yields the protein MDRDTAQKIIDILEQNYGIPSTALRYNNEFELLVAVILSAQCTDERVNKVTPALFERFGTPQKMAEADIEEIKKLIFSCGFYNNKAQSLKSASHDLVERFGGKVPNTREELMSLRGVGRKTANVVYAVAFGGQAMPVDTHVFRVSHRLGFSNATTPEKTETDIVNLLDNKQLTKSHHLFITHGRQVCHARNPKCEVCCVKELCAFYEQNFIKA from the coding sequence ATGGATAGAGATACCGCGCAAAAAATTATAGATATATTAGAACAAAATTACGGCATTCCAAGTACAGCTCTTAGATATAATAATGAGTTTGAGCTGCTTGTTGCAGTGATTTTGAGTGCTCAATGTACAGACGAACGCGTAAACAAAGTTACACCGGCACTATTTGAACGCTTTGGCACGCCTCAAAAGATGGCGGAAGCCGACATAGAAGAAATAAAAAAACTTATTTTTTCTTGCGGTTTTTATAATAACAAAGCCCAAAGCCTAAAAAGTGCATCTCATGATTTGGTTGAGCGTTTTGGCGGCAAAGTTCCAAATACTCGTGAAGAACTTATGAGTTTAAGGGGAGTAGGCAGAAAAACAGCCAATGTAGTTTATGCGGTGGCTTTTGGCGGGCAGGCTATGCCGGTGGATACCCATGTTTTTAGAGTTTCGCATAGATTGGGGTTTAGCAATGCTACCACGCCCGAAAAAACAGAAACAGATATAGTAAATTTATTAGATAACAAACAACTGACCAAATCACATCATTTGTTTATAACGCACGGCAGGCAAGTATGCCATGCTAGAAATCCAAAATGTGAAGTATGTTGTGTAAAGGAGTTATGTGCTTTTTATGAACAAAATTTTATCAAAGCGTAA
- a CDS encoding NAD-dependent epimerase/dehydratase family protein — MILITGARGHIGNTLLYKLAQEYGKDNLRIFVRSQKDIDYIKDLAGEIVIGDIRNYQDVLNAVKGCKYVFHTAALISLGKKVTKELYDTNVLGTQNIINACLNCGVKRLIYTSSVEALWTPKQGKITEVHADIKDVDGAYAYTKILADREIQKGREQGLDIIAVYPSAVIGPRDYKGSYSKKIISYYKSKFWLKFYFKGEYNFVDVEDVADALKNAMTVETHRNDYILANQKQNIKQIAKLISNAAKTNSVYIRVPYFLVLSFAFLSNIFMKLFGKTAVFNPYSISILRRNCDFNIQKAKDDLNFNPKDLSQTLIDTVNWLKKR, encoded by the coding sequence ATGATTTTGATTACAGGGGCTAGAGGACATATAGGCAATACTTTGCTGTACAAATTAGCCCAAGAATATGGCAAGGATAATCTTAGGATTTTTGTAAGAAGTCAGAAAGACATAGATTATATAAAAGACCTTGCTGGCGAAATTGTCATAGGCGATATAAGAAATTATCAAGATGTACTTAACGCTGTAAAAGGCTGTAAATATGTTTTTCATACAGCAGCATTAATAAGCTTAGGCAAAAAGGTTACAAAAGAGTTATATGACACCAATGTTTTGGGTACCCAAAACATTATTAATGCTTGTTTAAATTGTGGTGTTAAAAGACTTATCTATACAAGCAGTGTTGAAGCATTATGGACTCCTAAGCAAGGAAAGATCACCGAAGTCCATGCAGATATAAAGGACGTTGACGGTGCATATGCTTATACTAAGATTTTGGCGGATAGAGAAATACAAAAGGGAAGAGAACAAGGTCTTGACATAATAGCTGTTTATCCCTCCGCTGTTATTGGTCCTAGAGATTATAAAGGTTCGTATTCAAAAAAGATAATTTCATACTATAAATCAAAGTTTTGGCTGAAATTTTATTTTAAGGGTGAATATAATTTTGTGGATGTTGAAGACGTGGCGGATGCGTTAAAAAACGCAATGACGGTAGAAACACACCGCAATGATTATATCTTAGCCAACCAAAAACAAAATATTAAGCAAATAGCCAAGCTGATAAGCAATGCGGCAAAAACTAATAGTGTATATATTCGTGTTCCATATTTTTTGGTGCTGTCCTTTGCTTTCTTATCTAATATATTTATGAAATTATTTGGAAAAACAGCAGTTTTTAACCCATATTCTATTTCAATATTACGAAGGAATTGTGATTTTAATATACAAAAGGCCAAGGATGATTTGAATTTTAATCCAAAAGATCTTAGTCAAACATTGATTGATACAGTCAATTGGCTCAAAAAGCGATAA